In the genome of Taurinivorans muris, one region contains:
- a CDS encoding MarR family winged helix-turn-helix transcriptional regulator has product MNDYISQRNQRWKKIFPDITQQGFWGRINRLATYYQTKCDMLLTQYDIKRNEYEILCSLLYSGYPYSMTPKEITAHAFKTPGAITNGIDNLEKKDLVKRTPNSENRRSTIIELTPKGEQLIRTIFPKYTEMENEILSPLQSEEIQNVKEILNKFLTQLEQTKQISTPGFPVRKI; this is encoded by the coding sequence ATGAACGATTATATTTCACAAAGAAATCAACGTTGGAAAAAAATTTTTCCGGATATTACGCAACAAGGTTTTTGGGGAAGAATAAACAGACTGGCAACATATTATCAAACAAAATGCGATATGCTTTTAACCCAATATGATATCAAAAGAAACGAATATGAAATTCTTTGCAGTCTGCTTTATTCCGGATACCCATATTCCATGACACCAAAAGAAATAACCGCCCATGCGTTTAAAACTCCCGGAGCAATTACCAATGGAATTGATAATCTTGAAAAAAAAGACTTGGTTAAAAGAACGCCGAATAGCGAAAACAGACGCAGCACCATCATTGAGTTAACGCCTAAAGGCGAACAACTTATCCGCACTATTTTTCCCAAATACACTGAAATGGAAAATGAAATATTATCACCGCTGCAATCAGAAGAAATTCAAAATGTAAAAGAAATACTGAATAAGTTTCTCACGCAGCTGGAACAAACAAAACAAATTTCGACACCGGGATTTCCCGTACGTAAAATATGA
- a CDS encoding nucleoside deaminase, producing MLLTVFGNTVTDERFSWVTKEKDIALLRHAIKLGYKAKELGNEPYASVLAGPNGEILEEGLNTCFTDNDPTAHGEMNLVRQAAAKYDPEFLWKCSIYVPGTPCPMCSCAIFFANIGRLVVATSIYDEGTYTTWDVPELRLTPQEIWKKGNKDIVISGPYPELTEECKAKLNGFNPLDYAYYQKTLSSLIKR from the coding sequence ATGCTTTTAACTGTTTTTGGAAACACGGTTACTGATGAACGCTTTTCATGGGTAACAAAAGAAAAGGACATAGCCTTATTAAGACACGCTATTAAATTAGGCTATAAGGCAAAAGAATTAGGAAATGAACCATATGCAAGCGTATTGGCGGGACCCAACGGGGAAATTTTGGAGGAAGGCTTGAATACATGTTTTACTGACAATGATCCAACGGCGCATGGTGAGATGAATTTAGTCCGTCAAGCCGCAGCGAAATATGATCCTGAATTTTTATGGAAATGTTCCATCTATGTTCCGGGGACGCCTTGCCCCATGTGCAGTTGTGCTATTTTTTTTGCCAATATCGGACGCTTAGTGGTTGCAACTTCCATTTATGATGAAGGGACATACACTACATGGGATGTGCCGGAATTACGATTAACGCCTCAAGAAATTTGGAAAAAAGGAAATAAAGACATTGTAATCAGTGGACCTTATCCAGAATTGACTGAGGAGTGTAAAGCGAAACTTAACGGGTTTAATCCGCTGGATTATGCGTATTATCAAAAAACGCTTTCTTCCTTAATAAAAAGATAA